From the genome of Malus domestica chromosome 04, GDT2T_hap1, one region includes:
- the LOC103419284 gene encoding auxin response factor 18-like isoform X2, translating into MITFMDSKEKLKEGDRCLDPQLWHACAGGMVQMPPVNAKVFYFPQGHAEHACGPVDFRNCPRVSPYILCRVAAIRFMADPETDEVYAKIRLVPLNGVEAGYEDDGIGGLNGSETPDKPASFAKTLTQSDANNGGGFSVPRYCAETIFPRLDYSANPPVQTILAKDVHGETWKFKHIYRGTPRRHLLTTGWSTFVNHKKLVSGDSIVFLRAENGDLCVGIRRAKRGSGSGPESSSGWNPMGGNCTVPYGGFSAFLREDENNLMRNGNGNISNSNGSLVGKGKVGPESVSEAATLAANGQPFEVVYYPRASTPEFCVKASLVKAALQIRWCPGMRFKMAFETEDSSRISWFMGTISSVQVAEPLRWPESPWRLLQVTWDEPDLLQNVKRVSPWLVELVSNMPAIHLTPFSLPRKKMRLPQYPDFPFEGQLPMPTFSGNLLGPSSPFGCLPDKTPAGMQGARHAHYGLSLSDMHLNKLHTDLFPAGFPPLYHAAAPTKFTNNMVIHKPTISENVSCLLTMSHFTPTSKKPDDVKPPQLILFGQPILTEQQISLSSSGDTVSPVLTGNSLSDGNADRMVNHSDNSGSALHRQSIQERSSCEGFQWYKDTRNETELSLETGHCKVFMESEDVGRTLDLSLLGSYDELYRKLADMFDIDNSETLNHVLYRDGTGAVKHIGEEPFSDFVKTARRLTILIDSGSNNVGM; encoded by the exons ATGATTACATTTATGGATTCAAAAGAGAAATTGAAGGAGGGGGATAGGTGCTTAGATCCTCAGCTATGGCATGCCTGCGCCGGCGGCATGGTTCAAATGCCACCGGTGAATGCCAAGGTCTTCTACTTCCCTCAGGGCCATGCTGAGCATGCCTGTGGACCTGTTGATTTCAGGAATTGCCCAAGAGTTTCTCCCTATATACTTTGCCGGGTTGCCGCCATTAGGTTCATGGCTGATCCTGAGACTGATGAGGTTTATGCCAAGATTAGGTTGGTTCCTTTGAATGGGGTCGAGGCGGGCTACGAGGATGATGGAATTGGAGGGCTTAATGGGTCTGAAACGCCGGATAAACCCGCCTCATTTGCAAAAACATTGACGCAATCCGATGCAAACAATGGCGGTGGGTTCTCTGTTCCGAGATATTGTGCAGAAACCATCTTTCCGCGATTGGATTACTCTGCCAATCCCCCAGTTCAGACAATTCTTGCTAAGGATGTTCATGGTGAAACTTGGAAGTTTAAGCACATTTACAGGGGGACCCCTAGGCGGCATCTATTAACCACGGGGTGGAGTACCTTTGTGAACCACAAGAAGCTTGTTTCTGGGGACTCAATTGTGTTTTTGAGGGCAGAGAATGGTGATCTCTGTGTCGGGATTCGTCGAGCAAAGAGGGGAAGTGGAAGTGGACCGGAGTCATCTTCAGGGTGGAATCCAATGGGTGGGAATTGTACTGTGCCATATGGTGGATTCTCGGCGTTTTTGAGGGAGGATGAGAACAATCTAATGAGAAATGGCAATGGTAATATCTCTAATTCGAATGGAAGTCTAGTGGGTAAGGGGAAAGTCGGGCCTGAATCTGTTTCTGAAGCTGCAACACTTGCTGCAAATGGACAGCCCTTTGAGGTTGTTTACTACCCTAGAGCAAGTACCCCAGAATTCTGTGTGAAGGCCTCATTGGTGAAAGCAGCATTGCAGATCCGGTGGTGCCCCGGAATGAGATTCAAGATGGCCTTTGAAACTGAGGATTCTTCCCGGATAAGTTGGTTCATGGGAACTATATCCTCTGTTCAGGTTGCTGAGCCTTTGCGCTGGCCCGAGTCACCTTGGAGGCTTCTCCAG GTTACCTGGGATGAACCCGATTTACTTCAAAATGTGAAACGTGTTAGCCCATGGTTGGTAGAGTTGGTATCCAACATGCCCGCGATCCATCTGACACCTTTCTCACTGCCAAGAAAGAAGATGAGACTACCTCAATACCCAGATTTCCCTTTTGAAGGCCAACTTCCAATGCCGACTTTTTCCGGCAACCTCCTTGGACCCAGCAGCCCCTTTGGTTGTCTGCCCGACAAAACTCCTGCTGGCATGCAGGGAGCCAGGCATGCTCATTATGGTCTATCCTTATCAGATATGCACCTCAATAAACTGCACACAGATCTATTTCCGGCTGGTTTCCCGCCACTTTATCATGCTGCTGCACCCACTAAATTCACCAATAACATGGTGATTCATAAGCCTACCATAAGCGAGAATGTTTCATGCTTATTGACTATGTCACATTTTACCCCGACGTCAAAGAAACCTGATGATGTAAAGCCACCGCAGCTCATACTCTTTGGTCAGCCAATACTTACTGAGCAGCAGATCTCTCTGAGCAGCTCTGGCGATACAGTCTCACCAGTTCTTACCGGAAATAGTTTGTCCGATGGGAATGCAGATAGAATGGTAAATCATTCTGATAATTCTGGATCTGCACTTCACCGACAAAGCATACAAGAGCGCTCATCTTGTGAAGGTTTCCAATGGTACAAGGATACTCGAAATGAAACCGAACTAAGTCTGGAAACTGGTCACTGTAAAGTCTTTATGGAATCAGAAGACGTAGGTCGCACTCTTGACCTTTCACTTCTGGGGTCTTATGATGAATTGTACAGAAAACTGGCAGATATGTTTGACATAGACAACTCTGAGACACTGAACCATGTGCTCTATCGAGATGGTACTGGTGCAGTTAAACACATTGGAGAAGAACCTTTCAG TGACTTCGTGAAAACGGCAAGGAGATTGACGATTCTAATAGATTCAGGCAGCAACAACGTAGGAATGTAA
- the LOC103419284 gene encoding auxin response factor 18-like isoform X1: MITFMDSKEKLKEGDRCLDPQLWHACAGGMVQMPPVNAKVFYFPQGHAEHACGPVDFRNCPRVSPYILCRVAAIRFMADPETDEVYAKIRLVPLNGVEAGYEDDGIGGLNGSETPDKPASFAKTLTQSDANNGGGFSVPRYCAETIFPRLDYSANPPVQTILAKDVHGETWKFKHIYRGTPRRHLLTTGWSTFVNHKKLVSGDSIVFLRAENGDLCVGIRRAKRGSGSGPESSSGWNPMGGNCTVPYGGFSAFLREDENNLMRNGNGNISNSNGSLVGKGKVGPESVSEAATLAANGQPFEVVYYPRASTPEFCVKASLVKAALQIRWCPGMRFKMAFETEDSSRISWFMGTISSVQVAEPLRWPESPWRLLQVTWDEPDLLQNVKRVSPWLVELVSNMPAIHLTPFSLPRKKMRLPQYPDFPFEGQLPMPTFSGNLLGPSSPFGCLPDKTPAGMQGARHAHYGLSLSDMHLNKLHTDLFPAGFPPLYHAAAPTKFTNNMVIHKPTISENVSCLLTMSHFTPTSKKPDDVKPPQLILFGQPILTEQQISLSSSGDTVSPVLTGNSLSDGNADRMVNHSDNSGSALHRQSIQERSSCEGFQWYKDTRNETELSLETGHCKVFMESEDVGRTLDLSLLGSYDELYRKLADMFDIDNSETLNHVLYRDGTGAVKHIGEEPFSCSDFVKTARRLTILIDSGSNNVGM, from the exons ATGATTACATTTATGGATTCAAAAGAGAAATTGAAGGAGGGGGATAGGTGCTTAGATCCTCAGCTATGGCATGCCTGCGCCGGCGGCATGGTTCAAATGCCACCGGTGAATGCCAAGGTCTTCTACTTCCCTCAGGGCCATGCTGAGCATGCCTGTGGACCTGTTGATTTCAGGAATTGCCCAAGAGTTTCTCCCTATATACTTTGCCGGGTTGCCGCCATTAGGTTCATGGCTGATCCTGAGACTGATGAGGTTTATGCCAAGATTAGGTTGGTTCCTTTGAATGGGGTCGAGGCGGGCTACGAGGATGATGGAATTGGAGGGCTTAATGGGTCTGAAACGCCGGATAAACCCGCCTCATTTGCAAAAACATTGACGCAATCCGATGCAAACAATGGCGGTGGGTTCTCTGTTCCGAGATATTGTGCAGAAACCATCTTTCCGCGATTGGATTACTCTGCCAATCCCCCAGTTCAGACAATTCTTGCTAAGGATGTTCATGGTGAAACTTGGAAGTTTAAGCACATTTACAGGGGGACCCCTAGGCGGCATCTATTAACCACGGGGTGGAGTACCTTTGTGAACCACAAGAAGCTTGTTTCTGGGGACTCAATTGTGTTTTTGAGGGCAGAGAATGGTGATCTCTGTGTCGGGATTCGTCGAGCAAAGAGGGGAAGTGGAAGTGGACCGGAGTCATCTTCAGGGTGGAATCCAATGGGTGGGAATTGTACTGTGCCATATGGTGGATTCTCGGCGTTTTTGAGGGAGGATGAGAACAATCTAATGAGAAATGGCAATGGTAATATCTCTAATTCGAATGGAAGTCTAGTGGGTAAGGGGAAAGTCGGGCCTGAATCTGTTTCTGAAGCTGCAACACTTGCTGCAAATGGACAGCCCTTTGAGGTTGTTTACTACCCTAGAGCAAGTACCCCAGAATTCTGTGTGAAGGCCTCATTGGTGAAAGCAGCATTGCAGATCCGGTGGTGCCCCGGAATGAGATTCAAGATGGCCTTTGAAACTGAGGATTCTTCCCGGATAAGTTGGTTCATGGGAACTATATCCTCTGTTCAGGTTGCTGAGCCTTTGCGCTGGCCCGAGTCACCTTGGAGGCTTCTCCAG GTTACCTGGGATGAACCCGATTTACTTCAAAATGTGAAACGTGTTAGCCCATGGTTGGTAGAGTTGGTATCCAACATGCCCGCGATCCATCTGACACCTTTCTCACTGCCAAGAAAGAAGATGAGACTACCTCAATACCCAGATTTCCCTTTTGAAGGCCAACTTCCAATGCCGACTTTTTCCGGCAACCTCCTTGGACCCAGCAGCCCCTTTGGTTGTCTGCCCGACAAAACTCCTGCTGGCATGCAGGGAGCCAGGCATGCTCATTATGGTCTATCCTTATCAGATATGCACCTCAATAAACTGCACACAGATCTATTTCCGGCTGGTTTCCCGCCACTTTATCATGCTGCTGCACCCACTAAATTCACCAATAACATGGTGATTCATAAGCCTACCATAAGCGAGAATGTTTCATGCTTATTGACTATGTCACATTTTACCCCGACGTCAAAGAAACCTGATGATGTAAAGCCACCGCAGCTCATACTCTTTGGTCAGCCAATACTTACTGAGCAGCAGATCTCTCTGAGCAGCTCTGGCGATACAGTCTCACCAGTTCTTACCGGAAATAGTTTGTCCGATGGGAATGCAGATAGAATGGTAAATCATTCTGATAATTCTGGATCTGCACTTCACCGACAAAGCATACAAGAGCGCTCATCTTGTGAAGGTTTCCAATGGTACAAGGATACTCGAAATGAAACCGAACTAAGTCTGGAAACTGGTCACTGTAAAGTCTTTATGGAATCAGAAGACGTAGGTCGCACTCTTGACCTTTCACTTCTGGGGTCTTATGATGAATTGTACAGAAAACTGGCAGATATGTTTGACATAGACAACTCTGAGACACTGAACCATGTGCTCTATCGAGATGGTACTGGTGCAGTTAAACACATTGGAGAAGAACCTTTCAG TTGCAGTGACTTCGTGAAAACGGCAAGGAGATTGACGATTCTAATAGATTCAGGCAGCAACAACGTAGGAATGTAA